One part of the Gossypium raimondii isolate GPD5lz chromosome 1, ASM2569854v1, whole genome shotgun sequence genome encodes these proteins:
- the LOC105780393 gene encoding homeobox-leucine zipper protein ROC1, giving the protein MANIGENGENVSDDIQQNNILEVFNNGYFENNQNIVVAGDEVPIVGLQEAPGYEIEVNYNQFGANPPPEMNPVMANIGGNGENMSDDIQQNNILEVFNNGYFENIQNIIVAGDEVPMVGLEEAPGYEIEVNYNHFGANPPPEMNPVEDYFAQSNENSGSPLLYNPPSPQNSPGSESSTNAKLDHMNRASDLLMAVSIGADLNKNKIIEQAVEAMEELFKLAIMGEPLWQHNGNDGMETLNGFQYLREFGSFDATMEQIMRMVEVGEPQCFLSYDCNCNFDQDVPSSFSKLNFEPLNIETSRETAFVEMNPMNILQLLMDTKQWGTTFYSIVSRTTLLGVILENVDGSYNGVLQVMSAEFHQCTPLIPARQSYFARYCKKHTNGTWGVVDVSLENLFPYPQVQFRRRPSGCVIQEVGNRGSKVTWIEHVEVDNKSLHPLFRPIVSSGFAFSAKRWIATINRHCQWLTTSMARTAPTTDGVLIPQEGRGSLLKLAEKMTKNFFNNINSCSENVWSGLPQNFAAQDVRLRYGNILKVPGKPSGNIVIFTTSIQIPVPMEVLFDFLRHERTRNRWDLLSNQRHVRELVYVSNGENPGNRVSIMQVNSSPNKIEILYLQESYTDETGSYIVYAPMDIMAMSKILNGGNPKFVSILPSGFSIMPDKAPGQGDGAGGSILTLAFQSVDRLSNKEYMRPSTLKIIDAILSTTVASIKDAMLFGIR; this is encoded by the exons ATGGCCAATATtggtgaaaatggtgaaaacGTGAGTGATGATAtccaacaaaataatattttggaagTGTTCAACAATGGTTATTTTgagaataatcaaaatataGTTGTAGCAGGGGATGAAGT TCCTATTGTGGGATTACAAGAAGCTCCTGGGTATGAAATTGAGGTTAATTATAACCAGTTTGGGGCAAATCCTCCTCCTGAAATGAATCCAgtg atggCCAATATAGGTGGAAATGGTGAAAACATGAGTGATGATAtccaacaaaataatattttggaagTGTTCAACAATGGCTATTTTGagaatattcaaaatataattgtaGCAGGGGATGAAGt TCCTATGGTGGGATTAGAAGAAGCTCCTGGGTATGAAATTGAGGTTAATTATAACCATTTTGGGGCAAATCCTCCTCCTGAAATGAATCCGgtg GAGGATTATTTTGCACAAAGTAATGAAAATTCTGGCTCCCCTTTATTGTATAATCCTCCATCCCCACAAAATTCACCGGGTTCAGAATCATCGACGAATGCTAAACTCGATCATATGAACCGAGCAAGTGATCTTCTTATGGCGGTCTCGATAGGAGCTGATCTGAACAAGAACAAAATCATCGAACAAGCTGTGGAAGCCATGGAAGAGCTGTTTAAGTTGGCAATAATGGGTGAACCACTATGGCAACACAATGGAAACGATGGAATGGAGACTCTAAATGGGTTTCAATACTTGAGGGAATTCGGTAGCTTTGATGCAACAATGGAACAGATAATGAGGATGGTTGAAGTTGGTGAACCCCAATGTTTCCTAAGCTATGACTGCAACTGTAACTTTGATCAAGATGTCCCCTCATCCTTTTCGAAACTCAATTTCGAGCCTTTGAATATCGAAACTTCTCGAGAGACCGCATTTGttgagatgaaccctatgaacATCCTCCAATTGCTCATGGATACG AAACAATGGGGGACAACATTTTACAGCATTGTCTCGAGGACAACATTGTTAGGAGTTATATTAGAAAACGTTGACGGGAGCTACAATGGGGTTCTTCAAGTG ATGTCAGCAGAGTTTCATCAGTGTACACCGTTAATACCAGCAAGACAAAGCTACTTCGCAAGGTACTGTAAAAAGCACACAAATGGAACATGGGGAGTGGTTGATGTTTCCTTGGAGAATTTATTCCCGTATCCACAAGTACAGTTTCGAAGAAGGCCATCAGGTTGTGTAATCCAAGAAGTAGGCAATAGAGGGTCAAAGGTAACATGGATTGAACATGTTGAAGTTGATAACAAATCACTTCACCCTCTCTTTCGTCCCATTGTTAGCTCAGGTTTTGCATTTAGTGCCAAACGATGGATTGCAACCATCAACAGGCATTGCCAATGGCTCACAACTTCAATGGCTAGAACCGCTCCTACAACTGATGGgg TTTTAATACCACAAGAAGGGAGGGGGAGTCTGCTGAAACTGGCAGAAAAGATGACTAAGaattttttcaacaatattaattcatgttctGAGAATGTATGGTCGGGGTTACCTCAAAACTTTGCTGCTCAAGATGTTAGGTTGAGATACGGAAATATATTAAAGGTTCCTGGGAAGCCTTCTGGTAACATTGTAATCTTCACTACTTCAATTCAAATTCCGGTTCCGATGGAGGTTCTGTTCGATTTTCTTCGTCATGAACGTACAAGAAACAGG TGGGATTTGCTTTCAAACCAACGACATGTCCGAGAACTTGTGTATGTCAGTAATGGTGAAAATCCTGGAAATCGAGTTTCCATTATGCAAGTGAAT TCATCACCGAACAAGATCGAGATACTATATCTCCAAGAAAGCTACACCGATGAAACTGGCTCGTACATAGTGTACGCGCCGATGGATATCATGGCCATGTCAAAAATCTTGAATGGTGGTAACCCAAAATTTGTATCTATTTTGCCATCAGGGTTCAGCATTATGCCTGATAAGGCACCTGGGCAAGGAGATGGAGCCGGGGGAAGTATCTTAACCCTAGCGTTTCAAAGCGTCGACAGATTAAGCAACAAGGAATATATGCGTCCGTCGACGCTCAAAATCATTGATGCTATCTTATCAACAACCGTTGCTTCAATCAAGGATGCTATGCTATTTGGCATAAGGTGA